The Streptomyces xanthii genome has a segment encoding these proteins:
- a CDS encoding class I adenylate-forming enzyme family protein — protein MAERAFSYLTDQLRSHARLHPDRTALVVDGRPDLRYGEWDRRSEDLARGLLAAGTARGTRIGIFFGDMDWAGYAVAYLGVLKAGGTVLHLPVRLPADELERRARQCGMTGVIHGRTAPPAAPSVTWTDTVDALSVAGHTPVDLVHAPDDAAEIVYSSGTTGLARGVIVPHQNLATAGGPRSVMAHDEPTPMVASVHLGITASATTVSMVLNATPTTLVLAPPGDADRLCALIEQHAASTVMMTPHLAVAMTRDGALHRHDLTSVTTVATASAFLHPPLARALLTAMPKARVIGAYSASQAKPAVTIGTFDPERPLSVGRPAPGTHVLITDRHGAALPAGQVGRIWLRADGAPPRDRLDAGPEADGVPEGGWCDTGDLGHVDDDGELYLFDRETDAVPTAHGLVSSLRVESVLYDHEAVADVAVVATGTDGVAAAVVPVAGQAAPDPDRLCAALADRAAGTLAPHEIPTRVLLVDELPRNDLGKVVKRLIRDRFRAPSAAHRPDPTGAPA, from the coding sequence ATGGCGGAACGTGCCTTCTCCTACCTGACCGACCAACTGCGCTCCCACGCCCGGCTGCACCCGGACCGCACCGCCCTCGTCGTCGACGGCCGGCCCGACCTCCGCTACGGGGAGTGGGACCGCCGCTCGGAGGACCTCGCCCGCGGACTGCTCGCCGCCGGCACCGCCCGCGGCACCCGCATCGGGATCTTCTTCGGCGACATGGACTGGGCCGGCTACGCCGTCGCCTACCTCGGCGTCCTGAAAGCCGGCGGCACCGTGCTGCACCTGCCGGTCCGCCTGCCCGCCGACGAACTCGAGCGCCGCGCCCGGCAGTGCGGCATGACCGGCGTCATCCACGGCCGAACCGCCCCGCCCGCCGCCCCGTCCGTCACCTGGACCGACACCGTCGACGCCCTCTCCGTCGCGGGCCACACCCCCGTCGACCTCGTCCACGCCCCCGACGACGCCGCCGAGATCGTCTACTCCTCCGGCACCACCGGACTCGCCCGCGGCGTGATCGTCCCGCACCAGAACCTGGCCACCGCCGGCGGCCCCCGCTCCGTCATGGCGCACGACGAGCCCACCCCGATGGTCGCCTCCGTGCACCTGGGCATCACCGCCAGCGCGACCACCGTCTCCATGGTGCTCAACGCCACCCCGACCACCCTCGTCCTCGCCCCGCCCGGCGACGCCGACCGGCTGTGCGCCCTCATCGAGCAGCACGCGGCGAGCACCGTCATGATGACCCCGCACCTCGCGGTCGCCATGACCCGCGACGGCGCCCTGCACCGCCACGACCTGACCTCCGTCACCACCGTGGCCACCGCCTCCGCCTTCCTGCACCCGCCGCTGGCCCGCGCCCTGCTCACCGCGATGCCCAAGGCCCGCGTCATCGGCGCCTACTCCGCCAGCCAGGCCAAACCCGCCGTCACCATCGGCACCTTCGACCCCGAACGCCCCCTGTCCGTCGGCCGGCCCGCCCCCGGCACCCACGTCCTGATCACCGACCGGCACGGCGCGGCCCTGCCCGCCGGACAGGTCGGCCGGATCTGGCTGCGCGCCGACGGAGCGCCCCCGCGCGACCGCCTGGACGCCGGCCCCGAGGCGGACGGCGTGCCCGAGGGCGGCTGGTGCGACACCGGCGACCTCGGCCACGTCGACGACGACGGCGAGCTGTACCTCTTCGACCGCGAGACCGACGCCGTGCCCACCGCGCACGGCCTCGTCTCCTCGCTGCGCGTCGAGTCCGTCCTCTACGACCACGAGGCCGTCGCCGACGTCGCCGTCGTCGCCACCGGCACCGACGGCGTGGCCGCGGCCGTCGTCCCCGTCGCCGGTCAGGCCGCCCCCGATCCGGACCGGCTGTGCGCGGCCCTGGCCGACCGTGCGGCCGGCACCCTCGCCCCGCACGAGATCCCCACCCGGGTCCTGCTCGTCGACGAACTGCCCCGCAACGACCTCGGCAAGGTCGTCAAGCGCCTCATCAGGGACCGCTTCCGGGCCCCCTCCGCCGCGCACCGCCCCGATCCGACAGGAGCCCCCGCATGA
- a CDS encoding D-alanine--poly(phosphoribitol) ligase produces the protein MSGDKLLHHWFLDGLARNPAGVALRIGDRTWTYTEADRVARRWAAALHGGARAPRRVGVLATKSEESLLGFLAALYAGCTAVPLNPEYPVDRNRGIAAEAGLDALIVDGAGAAQLDSVAAAAEPLVVLAPRRDTWTAPAPATPVLVPDPDGDRAPAEGPDSLAYILFTSGSTGRPKGVPIRHGNVSAFLTSVLPRYDFGPDDVFGQVYELTFDLSMFEVWCAWASGACLTVLNRLQALDPARSVRAHGITVWTSTPSLAAALRGHGLLTPGRLPSVRHTVFCGEPLPEDVAAAWSAAAPASSVDNLYGPTELTIACTGFRWSPASGTGNVPIGAPNAGLRYVLFEDGRVGGDTGELCVTGPQMFDGYLDPANDTDRFLDHEGLRWYRTGDRVRRGPGGTLVHLGRGDGQVKINGYRVELSEVEAAVRACLPGREAVVLAVPGAASPVLVAFVVTDEGTGLLTDAARDLARRLPPYMLPAHLWALPDPPLNANGKTDRLQLRKEAEHRLAS, from the coding sequence ATGAGCGGCGACAAGCTGCTGCACCACTGGTTCCTGGACGGTCTGGCCCGCAATCCGGCGGGCGTCGCGCTGCGGATCGGCGACCGCACCTGGACCTACACGGAGGCGGACCGCGTCGCGCGGCGCTGGGCGGCCGCCCTGCACGGCGGGGCGCGTGCGCCGCGCCGGGTCGGGGTGCTGGCCACCAAGAGCGAGGAGAGCCTGCTCGGCTTCCTGGCCGCGCTGTACGCGGGCTGCACGGCCGTACCGCTCAACCCGGAGTACCCGGTGGACCGCAACCGGGGCATCGCCGCCGAGGCGGGGCTCGACGCGCTGATCGTCGACGGTGCGGGCGCCGCCCAGCTCGACTCCGTCGCGGCGGCCGCCGAGCCGCTCGTGGTGCTCGCGCCGCGCCGCGACACGTGGACGGCGCCGGCGCCGGCGACCCCTGTGCTGGTGCCGGACCCGGACGGCGACCGGGCGCCCGCCGAGGGCCCCGACTCCCTCGCGTACATCCTGTTCACCTCGGGTTCCACCGGCCGCCCCAAGGGCGTGCCGATCCGGCACGGCAACGTCTCGGCGTTCCTGACGTCCGTGCTGCCGCGCTACGACTTCGGGCCGGACGACGTCTTCGGGCAGGTCTACGAGCTGACCTTCGACCTGTCGATGTTCGAGGTGTGGTGCGCGTGGGCGAGCGGCGCGTGTCTGACGGTCCTCAACCGGCTGCAGGCGCTCGACCCCGCGCGTTCGGTCCGCGCCCACGGCATCACGGTGTGGACGTCGACGCCCAGCCTGGCCGCCGCGCTGCGGGGGCACGGGCTACTGACGCCGGGCCGGCTGCCGTCCGTGCGCCACACCGTGTTCTGCGGTGAGCCGCTGCCCGAGGACGTCGCGGCCGCCTGGAGTGCCGCCGCGCCCGCCTCGTCCGTCGACAACCTCTACGGCCCCACCGAACTCACCATCGCCTGCACGGGTTTCCGCTGGTCGCCCGCGTCCGGTACGGGCAACGTGCCGATCGGCGCGCCCAACGCGGGCCTGCGGTACGTGCTGTTCGAGGACGGGCGCGTCGGCGGGGACACGGGCGAACTGTGCGTCACCGGGCCGCAGATGTTCGACGGGTATCTCGACCCGGCCAACGACACGGACCGTTTCCTGGACCACGAGGGCCTGCGCTGGTACCGCACCGGTGACCGGGTGCGCCGCGGCCCCGGCGGCACGCTGGTCCATCTGGGCCGCGGCGACGGCCAGGTCAAGATCAACGGCTACCGGGTGGAGCTGTCCGAGGTGGAGGCGGCCGTACGGGCCTGCCTGCCGGGCCGCGAGGCGGTGGTCCTGGCCGTGCCCGGGGCGGCGAGCCCGGTGCTGGTGGCGTTCGTCGTGACCGACGAGGGGACCGGCCTCCTGACGGACGCGGCCCGCGACCTGGCGCGCCGGCTGCCCCCGTACATGCTCCCGGCGCATCTGTGGGCGCTGCCCGACCCGCCGCTCAACGCGAACGGGAAGACGGACCGCCTCCAGCTGCGCAAGGAGGCGGAGCACCGGCTGGCGTCCTGA
- a CDS encoding ABC transporter ATP-binding protein → MTALFDAPDQSAGPAPRQPDGGADPVRVTGLTVTGPQGQRVLDDVSLTLRAGERLGVVGESGSGKTTLALALLGALRPGLRATSGTLSVTGQDPLALRGRALRRLRRRVACLPQDPAAALTPTMRVAAQVTELAAHRTPQDAARTLRGVGLPDDPAFLRRYPHELSGGQQQRLALGRVLAAEPDVLVLDEPTTGLDLLTQRLVLDEVARLTERRRLTLLFITHDLAAAARLTDRIAVLRAGRLVEEGPLTEVLGRPRAPYTRELVRAVPDIAEAHTRPPRPESETEPVLRVTGLTAGHGRGAHRVTTAHDVSLHVAPGECVALLGGSGAGKTTLARCVTGHHTPDTGTVALDGAPVPGPLRARTLDQRRLVQLVAQDASGSLNPRRTVGATIARPLRVLRGMDRKAAADETRRLLRLVGLDEQCAARLPGTLSGGQRQRVAIARALAPRPRLLLCDEVTSSLDVRIQADILALLDDLRTRLGLGLLLISHDLGVIARMADRVLVLDGGTVREQGPVAEVFTAPRHAWTKELLAAVPSMSAYTAQRAPRDPGTPAGRA, encoded by the coding sequence ATGACCGCACTCTTCGACGCCCCCGACCAGTCCGCCGGCCCCGCACCGCGGCAGCCCGACGGCGGAGCCGACCCGGTCCGCGTCACCGGACTGACCGTCACCGGCCCCCAGGGACAACGCGTCCTCGACGACGTCTCCCTGACCCTGCGGGCCGGCGAACGCCTCGGCGTCGTCGGCGAGTCCGGCTCCGGCAAGACCACCCTCGCGCTCGCCCTCCTCGGCGCACTGCGCCCCGGCCTGCGCGCCACCTCCGGCACCCTGAGCGTCACCGGCCAGGACCCGCTCGCCCTGCGCGGCCGCGCCCTGCGCCGGCTGCGGCGCCGCGTGGCCTGCCTCCCGCAGGACCCGGCCGCGGCGCTCACCCCCACGATGCGGGTGGCCGCCCAAGTGACCGAGCTGGCCGCACACCGCACCCCGCAGGACGCCGCCCGCACCCTGCGCGGTGTGGGACTGCCCGACGACCCCGCCTTCCTGCGCCGCTACCCGCACGAACTGTCCGGCGGACAGCAGCAGCGCCTCGCCCTCGGCCGCGTCCTCGCCGCCGAACCCGACGTGCTCGTCCTCGACGAACCGACGACCGGACTCGACCTGCTCACCCAGCGCCTCGTCCTCGACGAGGTCGCCCGCCTGACCGAACGCCGCCGACTCACCCTGCTGTTCATCACCCACGACCTGGCCGCCGCCGCCCGCCTCACCGACCGGATCGCCGTGCTGCGGGCCGGCCGGCTCGTCGAGGAAGGCCCCCTGACCGAGGTGCTCGGCCGGCCCCGCGCGCCCTACACCCGCGAACTCGTGCGCGCCGTCCCGGACATCGCCGAGGCCCACACCCGGCCGCCCCGCCCCGAGAGCGAGACGGAACCGGTCCTGCGCGTCACCGGCCTCACCGCGGGACACGGCCGCGGCGCCCACCGGGTCACCACGGCCCACGACGTGTCCCTGCACGTCGCCCCCGGCGAGTGCGTGGCCCTCCTCGGCGGGTCCGGCGCCGGAAAGACCACCCTCGCCCGCTGCGTCACCGGCCACCACACCCCCGACACCGGCACCGTCGCACTCGACGGCGCCCCCGTCCCCGGCCCGCTGCGCGCCCGCACCCTCGACCAGCGCCGCCTCGTCCAGCTCGTCGCCCAGGACGCGAGCGGCTCCCTCAACCCGCGCCGCACCGTCGGCGCGACGATCGCCCGCCCCCTGCGCGTGCTGCGCGGGATGGACCGGAAGGCCGCCGCCGACGAGACCCGGCGCCTGCTGCGCCTGGTCGGACTCGACGAACAGTGCGCCGCCCGGCTGCCCGGCACCCTCTCCGGCGGCCAGCGGCAGCGGGTCGCCATCGCACGCGCCCTGGCCCCCCGGCCCAGGCTGCTGCTGTGCGACGAGGTCACCTCCAGCCTCGACGTCCGCATCCAGGCCGACATCCTCGCCCTGCTCGACGACCTGCGCACCCGCCTCGGCCTCGGCCTGCTGCTGATCAGCCACGACCTGGGCGTGATCGCCCGCATGGCCGACCGGGTCCTCGTCCTGGACGGCGGGACGGTCCGCGAGCAGGGCCCTGTTGCGGAGGTGTTCACCGCGCCCCGGCACGCCTGGACCAAGGAACTTCTGGCCGCAGTCCCCTCGATGAGCGCGTACACGGCACAGCGGGCGCCCCGGGACCCCGGGACGCCCGCCGGGCGTGCGTGA
- a CDS encoding ABC transporter permease produces MRTAVRLAALAGRRLAGALATLLAGSFVLFAAAEVLPGDAAAAALGGSASPADVARLHAELGLDRPLPVRYADWIGSALSGDLGHSLVDRRPVSQIIAGPLADTLLLAGVCAALTVVLALAIGLAAGLRPGSLLDRILSGTSVALVSVPQFVTAGLLTLVLASWLGVLPAVSLVPFGEPLLAHPEALVLPVTALTLFSAAWAGRLVRAAVADAAATPHVEAARLAGLAPARVVLRHLLPTAAGPCAQVFGWLTGTLVGGTAVVEQVFNYPGLSNELVAAVEHHDAAVLEGIGLLMAAAVVTGLLLADLLTAAADPRTRTAT; encoded by the coding sequence GTGAGAACCGCCGTCCGACTCGCCGCCCTCGCCGGGCGGCGCCTCGCGGGCGCGCTGGCCACCTTGCTGGCCGGCTCGTTCGTCCTGTTCGCCGCCGCCGAGGTGCTGCCGGGCGACGCCGCCGCGGCGGCGCTCGGCGGCTCGGCGAGCCCCGCCGACGTCGCCCGCCTGCACGCCGAACTCGGCCTGGACCGGCCCCTGCCGGTCCGCTACGCCGACTGGATCGGCTCCGCGCTCTCCGGCGACCTGGGCCACAGCCTCGTCGACCGGCGCCCCGTCAGCCAGATCATCGCCGGGCCGCTCGCCGACACCCTGCTGCTCGCCGGCGTGTGCGCCGCCCTCACCGTCGTCCTCGCCCTCGCCATCGGGCTCGCCGCCGGACTGCGCCCCGGAAGCCTCCTCGACCGGATCCTCTCCGGCACCTCGGTCGCCCTGGTCTCCGTCCCCCAGTTCGTCACCGCGGGCCTGCTCACGCTGGTCCTCGCCTCCTGGCTCGGCGTCCTTCCGGCCGTGTCCCTGGTCCCCTTCGGCGAACCCCTCCTCGCCCACCCCGAGGCCCTCGTCCTGCCGGTGACCGCGCTGACCCTGTTCTCCGCGGCCTGGGCCGGCCGGCTGGTCCGCGCCGCCGTCGCGGACGCCGCCGCCACCCCGCACGTCGAAGCCGCCCGCCTCGCCGGACTCGCCCCCGCCCGCGTCGTCCTGCGCCACCTGCTGCCCACCGCCGCGGGACCCTGCGCCCAGGTCTTCGGCTGGCTCACCGGCACCCTCGTCGGCGGCACCGCCGTCGTCGAACAGGTCTTCAACTACCCGGGCCTGTCCAACGAACTGGTCGCCGCGGTCGAACACCACGACGCCGCCGTCCTCGAAGGCATCGGCCTCCTCATGGCTGCGGCCGTGGTCACCGGCCTCCTCCTCGCGGACCTCCTGACCGCGGCAGCCGACCCCCGCACCCGGACCGCCACATGA
- a CDS encoding ABC transporter permease, producing the protein MNTPATTAPAGPVAPHRSRWRGLPWLLPVAAIVLFALLGPWFAPHDPAHIAAAPYSQGAGLALGSDGEGRDVWSRFLAGGRPLVLVPLLATVVTTLLGTTTGVLAGYLGGWFDAAVSRLDTLLLALPPALVLLVLLHGWGYRTLTLVTAVALTGVPFVSRVARAATLQIVHSGYVDQAVALGDGPAAVMVREIVPGVVRPVLADAGTRLALAIALTASAGFLGFGPDTPDWGSMISENMEGVTLAPWGVAAPALGLAVLTVSVNLALDRAITRFAP; encoded by the coding sequence ATGAACACACCCGCCACCACGGCCCCGGCCGGTCCCGTCGCCCCGCACCGCAGCCGGTGGAGGGGCCTGCCGTGGCTCCTGCCCGTCGCCGCGATCGTCCTGTTCGCCCTGCTCGGACCCTGGTTCGCCCCGCACGACCCGGCGCACATCGCCGCCGCCCCCTACAGCCAGGGCGCCGGCCTGGCGCTCGGATCGGACGGGGAAGGACGGGACGTGTGGTCGCGGTTCCTGGCCGGAGGGCGGCCCCTGGTCCTCGTACCGCTGCTGGCCACCGTCGTGACCACCCTGCTCGGCACCACGACCGGGGTGCTCGCCGGATACCTCGGCGGCTGGTTCGACGCCGCCGTCTCCCGGCTCGACACCCTGCTGCTCGCCCTGCCGCCCGCGCTCGTCCTGCTGGTGCTGCTGCACGGCTGGGGCTACCGCACCCTCACCCTGGTCACCGCCGTCGCCCTCACCGGCGTCCCCTTCGTCTCCCGCGTCGCCCGCGCCGCCACCCTCCAGATCGTCCACTCCGGATACGTCGACCAGGCCGTGGCCCTCGGCGACGGGCCGGCCGCGGTGATGGTCCGCGAGATCGTGCCGGGCGTCGTGCGCCCCGTGCTCGCCGACGCGGGCACCCGGCTCGCCCTCGCCATCGCCCTCACCGCCTCCGCCGGGTTCCTCGGCTTCGGCCCCGACACCCCCGACTGGGGCTCCATGATCAGCGAGAACATGGAGGGCGTGACCCTGGCGCCCTGGGGCGTGGCGGCACCGGCCCTCGGCCTCGCCGTGCTCACCGTCTCCGTCAACCTCGCCCTCGACCGGGCGATCACGAGGTTCGCCCCATGA
- a CDS encoding acyl carrier protein: protein MWDQKFETLLRDRLPGLDAGAPLTEDLPLAAFGLDSMATVGLITAIEDVYGQLPDNAVTPANFTTPGTVWALVSSLSGTGR, encoded by the coding sequence ATGTGGGACCAGAAGTTCGAGACTCTGCTCAGGGACCGTCTGCCCGGCCTGGACGCCGGCGCGCCCCTCACGGAGGACCTGCCGCTCGCCGCCTTCGGGCTCGACTCGATGGCGACGGTGGGCCTGATCACGGCCATCGAGGACGTCTACGGGCAGCTGCCCGACAACGCGGTGACCCCCGCCAACTTCACCACGCCCGGCACGGTCTGGGCGCTCGTCAGCTCGCTCTCCGGCACCGGCCGATGA
- a CDS encoding ABC transporter substrate-binding protein: MSRPDGVARRRVLQWSAAAATVAAGSAALTGCAGQTGGTRTVAGSGKALRVGASDATGTIGLDPRHAGFGASYIALYHLYDQLMYLKGSRYELGLAESVEPSADAAEWTVRIHRHAVFHDGSPVRAADVAYSLRTLATPPSTRANNFADLDLDRLKVVDQYTLKVGLKRPRGDFREGILAVFSPVFPEGTRDKDFARGVGSGPYRLEEQDGKNLRLAVNDKYWNGTSHFRRIDLSLIADPAARLAALKSGQIDYAFGITATGAKAERANRAISVRRGHTANSNALSFAMNERLAPFDDPDVRRAVRLAADRDALVQKVLLGLGTPGEDLVGKGLPGYAGRARTRDVAEAKRLFARAGVDTLELRAADTVPGFTAAARLLGQQLKEAGVDLDVRTVPADTYYADLKGLSRAPFQTFYYANRPAAVHLSATTTKGAFFNVTGLGERHFKRLAAAQATVDDGRREAAFAAIQRDLSATGGDLLWGFQEQLDASVPGLTGVWSSQSTPVFTRARTA, from the coding sequence ATGTCACGCCCCGACGGCGTCGCCCGCCGCCGAGTCCTGCAGTGGAGCGCCGCCGCGGCGACCGTCGCCGCCGGCTCCGCGGCCCTGACCGGCTGCGCCGGTCAGACCGGCGGGACCCGCACCGTCGCCGGATCCGGCAAGGCACTGCGCGTCGGCGCCTCCGACGCCACCGGCACCATCGGCCTCGACCCCCGCCACGCCGGGTTCGGCGCCAGCTACATCGCCCTGTACCACCTGTACGACCAGCTCATGTACCTCAAGGGCAGCCGCTACGAACTCGGCCTGGCCGAGTCCGTCGAGCCGAGCGCCGACGCCGCCGAGTGGACCGTGCGGATCCACCGGCACGCCGTGTTCCACGACGGTTCGCCGGTGCGCGCCGCGGACGTGGCCTACTCCCTGCGGACCCTGGCCACCCCGCCGTCCACGCGCGCCAACAACTTCGCCGACCTGGACCTCGACCGCCTCAAGGTCGTCGACCAGTACACCCTGAAGGTGGGGCTCAAGCGGCCCCGCGGCGACTTCAGGGAAGGCATCCTCGCCGTGTTCTCCCCGGTCTTCCCCGAGGGCACCCGCGACAAGGACTTCGCCCGCGGCGTCGGCTCCGGCCCGTACCGGCTCGAGGAGCAGGACGGCAAGAACCTCCGGCTCGCCGTCAACGACAAGTACTGGAACGGCACTTCGCACTTCCGGCGCATCGACCTCTCCCTGATCGCCGACCCCGCCGCCCGCCTCGCCGCCCTCAAGAGCGGCCAGATCGACTACGCCTTCGGCATCACGGCCACCGGCGCCAAGGCCGAGCGCGCCAACCGGGCGATCAGCGTGCGGCGCGGCCACACCGCCAACTCCAACGCCCTGTCGTTCGCCATGAACGAGCGGCTCGCCCCCTTCGACGACCCGGACGTGCGCCGCGCCGTGCGGCTGGCCGCCGACCGCGACGCGCTCGTGCAGAAGGTCCTGCTCGGCCTCGGCACCCCCGGCGAGGACCTCGTCGGCAAGGGGCTGCCCGGCTACGCGGGCCGCGCCCGCACCCGCGACGTGGCCGAGGCGAAGCGGCTGTTCGCCCGTGCCGGGGTCGACACCCTGGAACTGCGGGCGGCGGACACCGTGCCCGGCTTCACCGCCGCGGCCCGGCTGCTCGGCCAGCAGCTCAAGGAGGCCGGCGTCGACCTCGACGTGCGGACCGTGCCCGCCGACACGTACTACGCGGACCTCAAGGGCCTGTCCCGCGCCCCCTTCCAGACCTTCTACTACGCCAACCGGCCCGCCGCCGTGCACCTGTCCGCGACCACCACCAAGGGCGCGTTCTTCAACGTGACCGGGCTCGGGGAGCGGCACTTCAAGCGGCTCGCGGCCGCGCAGGCCACCGTCGACGACGGCCGGCGCGAGGCCGCGTTCGCCGCCATCCAGCGCGACCTGTCCGCCACCGGCGGCGACCTGCTGTGGGGATTCCAGGAACAGCTCGACGCCTCCGTACCCGGACTGACCGGCGTCTGGTCCAGCCAGTCCACCCCCGTGTTCACACGGGCCAGGACGGCGTGA
- a CDS encoding nuclear transport factor 2 family protein translates to MSTETETETAIHPLFAEMIRCTAERDLDGLVDLYHPDAEWVRFTGPVRGHDNIRELLRRYWELDLQHVEMNEFIQTDDTVMMRGTMTCRGETVVTFGVYVLRDGKIWRQCGADEGGTRDWWA, encoded by the coding sequence ATGAGCACCGAGACCGAGACCGAGACTGCGATCCACCCGCTGTTCGCGGAGATGATCCGCTGCACCGCCGAACGCGACCTCGACGGACTCGTCGACCTCTACCACCCCGACGCCGAATGGGTCCGCTTCACCGGCCCCGTGCGCGGCCACGACAACATCCGCGAACTGCTGCGCCGCTACTGGGAGCTCGACCTCCAGCACGTCGAGATGAACGAGTTCATCCAGACCGACGACACCGTCATGATGCGCGGCACCATGACCTGCCGCGGCGAGACCGTCGTCACCTTCGGCGTCTACGTCCTGCGCGACGGCAAGATCTGGCGCCAGTGCGGCGCCGACGAGGGCGGCACCCGCGACTGGTGGGCCTGA
- a CDS encoding Crp/Fnr family transcriptional regulator gives MNLLDVTAPTGFDIRLRDFVRAQSPHTTACVVRRNQSAYSSGGQDRNVYFLESGQIKTVMFSRSGKECLLRLHTPGEIFGELCSLGGIREESAIAMRDSVVHRMSYEHFLSSITAAGMVDDFISHLTRRLAEQQQSITHLVTVDSEQRLGEILLDLARKLGRGNGRRPHIAERITHEELAGMVGTTRSRVGHFLKGFRDRGLIDVTPDSHLIIDRRRLAAYLESRCA, from the coding sequence ATGAATCTGCTGGATGTCACCGCTCCGACCGGATTCGACATCCGGCTGCGTGACTTCGTGCGCGCGCAGTCCCCGCACACGACGGCTTGCGTGGTGCGACGCAACCAGAGCGCGTACAGCAGCGGCGGGCAGGACCGCAACGTCTACTTCTTGGAGAGCGGTCAGATCAAGACCGTGATGTTCTCCCGCTCGGGCAAGGAGTGCCTGCTGCGCCTCCACACCCCCGGGGAGATCTTCGGCGAGCTGTGCTCGCTCGGCGGCATCCGCGAGGAGTCCGCCATCGCGATGCGCGACAGCGTCGTGCACCGCATGTCCTACGAACACTTCCTGTCCTCGATCACGGCGGCCGGGATGGTCGACGACTTCATCAGTCACCTCACCCGGCGCCTGGCCGAGCAGCAGCAGTCGATCACTCATCTGGTGACCGTCGACAGCGAGCAGCGCCTGGGCGAGATCCTGCTGGACCTCGCCCGCAAGCTCGGCCGGGGCAACGGGCGGCGGCCGCACATCGCCGAGCGCATCACGCACGAGGAGCTGGCCGGCATGGTCGGCACCACCCGCTCGCGCGTGGGGCACTTCCTGAAGGGGTTCCGCGACCGGGGCCTGATCGACGTCACCCCGGACTCCCACCTGATCATCGACCGGCGCCGGCTCGCCGCCTATCTGGAGAGCCGCTGCGCCTGA